In Armatimonadota bacterium, the sequence TCAGTCGATGAACCTGCGCAAGACGATGCGGGAAGTCGCCGAAGCGATCATCCTCGCAAAATCGATCTAGCCAGGTCCAACATGAACGAGAATCTCTGGGCCCCTTGGAGAATGAAATACATCGAAAGGGCCGGAGGCTCCGGAAATATTTTCGTCGATCTGCCCGCCGAACAGGATGACCGCAAAAACTTCATCCTGTATCGCGGGCAGTTTTGCTTCATGATCCTCAACGCCTACCCGTACACCAGCGGGCACCTGATGGTGGCGACCTACCGCCAAACCAACGAACTGCCCTCGATGTCTGACGACGAACTGCTGGAGATCAACCAACTCCTGGCCAAAGCTGTTCGATGGCTAAAGACCGCCTTTAATCCTGACGGATTCAACATCGGCGTCAATATCGGAAGCGCCGCCGGGGCCGGAATCCCCATCCACCTGCACTGGCACGTCGTCCCGCGTTGGGGCGGTGATACGAATTTCATGACGACGGTAGGAGAGGTCCGCGTCATGCCCCTCACGCTCGAAGAAACTTACGACAAACTAACCGAGATCATCCGAAATGACCCTTGACGACCTCCGTGGCGAAGCGATCGAATGTCAGGCTTGTGGCCTGGCCGAGCGGCGCACCAATGTGGTCTTCGGCGAAGGCAATCCCCGATCTCCCCTCGTACTCGTCGGCGAAGGGCCAGGTGACAATGAGGACAAAACCGGACGACCGTTCGTGGGCAAGGCGGGCCAACTGCTGGACAAAGCCCTGGCCGACGCCGGGCTCAGCCGCAACGACGTTTACATCTGCAATACGGTGAAGTGCCGCGCGGCCGACTGGTCGACTGGACGACCTCAGAACCGTCCGCCCACCGAAGAAGAAACCCTCGCCTGCCGCCGCTGGCTGATCCCCCAACTCGCCGTCATCGCCCCCAAGG encodes:
- a CDS encoding HIT domain-containing protein, whose translation is MNENLWAPWRMKYIERAGGSGNIFVDLPAEQDDRKNFILYRGQFCFMILNAYPYTSGHLMVATYRQTNELPSMSDDELLEINQLLAKAVRWLKTAFNPDGFNIGVNIGSAAGAGIPIHLHWHVVPRWGGDTNFMTTVGEVRVMPLTLEETYDKLTEIIRNDP
- a CDS encoding uracil-DNA glycosylase, coding for MTLDDLRGEAIECQACGLAERRTNVVFGEGNPRSPLVLVGEGPGDNEDKTGRPFVGKAGQLLDKALADAGLSRNDVYICNTVKCRAADWSTGRPQNRPPTEEETLACRRWLIPQLAVIAPKVILCVGAPSAKNLIKKNFAITRERGQYFPCEFSRTAIATLHPSYILRNQYGGSDGGYALLVQDIQKAWMAAQRLVNRPEEPKDEPAAEDEGEQLELF